DNA from Helicoverpa zea isolate HzStark_Cry1AcR chromosome 22, ilHelZeax1.1, whole genome shotgun sequence:
AATtagccattaatagtgtggtttgatatctgcagtatcacagtgcagacttgaactgcaatagaggtacagatattacttggaccttcagaagagtgaaacttagcgctatgacgcgcagagaggagtttttaaggttgaagttgcaacttaaagctgctttcaatggacgccatgtttaaaagataattatttattagtaaatcgagaaatttataggtttttatcgcatttgtagtaaaatatatctaaatatcgaacaagcaacttactaaaaacgaatgtagtccagtatgtaatttcaatatcgtgtaggtatgtgatacaaaaatatttatataataataatttatatattttacgatattctgaggtaattattgaggcgcgttaaaaatacttcaacaatatcaactatattcacgataaactgatcggcgtttgtagctacttaccatataatacaaaatatagctcaaaaacacttaccttcagGTAGATTTAGTggtattcagtaatgtctgactcaggaacaacaatatttatttataaatgagagacaaggtgaacgatcagtgaagttttcttcattcagctatatttgtcattcattcaatcatcgccataagagctttagtatggtgttaattattagttgccgctcctgtatcgcttttatgcctctactatgaagttctaatggaactatagactgcaaaaagttgttgcccctttggctgcaaaataaggtctgtagagcacgctctggcgcttgagcttggcacctttagtaataatcggattggctctaaagctcttaagcaacagttttgtgctacttgggaTAAATCCTTTTACGATTTAGGAGTAATTAAAATAAGCATATATGTAAACATGTATTTCAATGCTCGTACAATTGAAATACTTACATACTTTTAGTAAAGCTTAGGGAAATCTGACCAAAATTTTTACATCTTAGTAAATAAATTAGCCTAAAGTCGGTTTCTATTGATATAAAGACTTTTTTGCGTAGGCAGACAATTTTCCTGCGCGTGTCTTCGAATTAATATTTCTTAGAAATACCTGATTAGGTACATAAGTTTAATCTAGTTCAATTTCCAGGAGAGCTGTTTCCAGACTGGATAAGGGCATCATACGGGCGAATAGCGATGTTTGAGCAACTATAACCTAATAAGCATTTCGCCCATTATATGTAGCTTCTCCCAATAACTATTAGCCATTTTCGGTatagaaaaataacaacaaatcaTTTGGTATTTAGATTTATTACTTATGGATTAACAAGGTCTCTTCAATCCACCCTACAAAGTACAACAAACTTAAAACTACTTCGCTATTTCGATTCCCTGAGACAGCAATCTTTTTAGTTGTCTTGATAACGCATTCCTATCGTTTCGGTTCTCTAGATCATACACCGCAGCTTCCACGTTAGAGTTTTTATCATTCGCATTAACTAGAAGGTTATCTAGATCAACATTTTCCAGTATCTTAGCTCCCGGTAGCTTATTACTTTCAACATTCTGATTTGACTGTAATCGCTCTAAATCTGCCAGGTCTACAATGATAGCGTCTAAGTTTTCAGCCACTCTATAACGTTTCGACTGTATTGGCGATTCATTGTCATCATTATAGCCATATCTAGCGACTGCACACCTCCGCCCACTGCAGCGCAAGTTACCTACACGAACCACGTTATAATTATCGCTGTCAACGCTGCATTTGTTTGAAGAGCATCTCAGGTTATCAATATCATCTCTGTATTGGTCATCCCTAATATTACATCTGTCTCCAATACAGAGTTCGTGATTGTCAGCACTCCTGGTAACACTGCATCGTTCTCCAATGCACCGCAAGTCTTCTCGCGATCTGCCACATCTGGTCCCAGAGCATCGGAGGTTATCTCTGTCGTCTTTATTATCTGCGTTTAAGCCACACCTGTTTCCATTTGCTCCAATACATCTAAGTAAATCTTTTATACTTCTGCTGGAATCGTCTCTATCATCTTTTCTATCATCTCTACTTCTGCCACAGCTCATACAACGCAAATCGTTTCTATCATTTCTGTCGTCTCTACTTCTTCCGCAGCTCATACAGCGTAAATCGTTCCTATCGTTTCTGTCGTCTCTGCTTCGACCGCAACTCATGCAACGCAAATCGTTTCTATCGTTTCTATCGTCTCTGCTTCTTCCGCAGCTCATGCAACGCAAATCGTTTCTGCTTCTTTCCGCAGCTCATGCAACGCAAATCGTTTCTGTCGTTCCTATCATCTCTGCTTCTTCCGCAGCTCATGCAACGCAAGTCGTTTCTATCGTTCCTATCATCTCTACTTCTGCCGCAGCTCATACAGCGTAAATCGTCTCTATCATTTCTATCATCTCTACTTCTACCGCAACTCATGCAACGAAAATCGTTTCTGTCGTTCCTATCATCTCTACTTCTTCCGCAGCTCATGCACCGCAAATCGTTCCTATCGTTTCTATCTTCTCTGCTCCTGCTGCAACTTCTCCTTGCACATCGCAACTCCTCAGCGTTGTTACTATCTTGTTCAAATTTCTGATCGAGCTCTTTTAGGAATTCTAATACTTCCTCGACATTATCAAAATATTCTTGTCTGCCTGGCGGAGGACCTATCACAACTGTGGTTTCTTCTTCAGATGATGGTAATGATGATGCTGGAATAATGACAGGCTTGACTGATAGATCTCCGAGTCTTTCGTTAATGTTGTTCTTCAAGTTCTTCAGGGGcgaattattattttgagaagAAATTATAGCTGTGTCCTCGTGGTGTGTCTTAGGCCCGTCCTCATGATGAGTTAGCGCTATATCGTATTCCCCTTTCTGATTGGTCAGTAGCTTCAACAAGTTCTCGAATGCATACGAACCTTCAGGTGTCGGCTTACCCCTTATACAGCATATCAGTCCAAGGAGGAGAAAATATGAGATCTTAGACGCCATTACTCACAGTATGCTCGGTACCATACTGTTCTTCTCAAACTAGCAATGGAGATTACTTTATCGAAACTTTTGGTTATAAGGAAGCGTGCGTGATTGACAAACTAGTTTTAAAGGCGAAACTATCTGTATATAATTTGCCGTGATATTGGTAATTTAGACATCTCCTGTCACGACGTATTGTGATGAGTTTTGAAGTTAATTAGTTATCCTTTCATATCTGATCAGCTTTCTATTATGTTCATGTCATAGGTATTTTGAAAGACACGTGGGGATGTCTTtcatatatttacctacttatttttgatCGACTCTCAAAAACGACGCGGTTCAATATTCCTCCCTCCCTattgcataaatattttatggatggTCATTGATTCATCTGTCATGTCATGTCACGTGCACCTACCAAGTTTCCTAATTTCTGTTAAAGAATGTTTCTCCTGCTAATAAAGAATAAGATGCTACTAAGAAAATGGATTATGAGATGAGTTTTTAAATGGACTAAACATGGCCATGCAAATAACTTGTTTTCTGGCaaaaatctaaaaaactttATCACACATGTcacactatattttttataaggtttttaacataataattactATCCTAGCCAAAACCAACGGCAGATTTCGTTAACTTAATTTAATGCGAAAGCTGCGCTCAATGaactgttaattttattgtctTGTGTTTCCTTTACGGATGAATTAAGTTCTAAATACAATTCCAATATTTGCAGAATCAACACAGTATGATTACGTATGATCTAAAACATACTTATTAGATGCAGTATGGCGGCCAAGTACCTTTCGTTGGTTTTTGACTAACTATAGGTTTATAGgtataagtttattttcctttaGTCCAGAAGATCAAAAACTAACCTCaggaaaataaagtaataagtcataattttattttaatcaaagaaCATTTACAAAGGAGGTCTCAAATAGCcgtcaactttaaaaataaaaggcaGAACATGGTTCATTAGAACTTCACTCTCATCTGCACTTCTTCTAACCCTTTGCTCTGAATCGTCATCATCGAGTCTTCTACTCGGACCTTTAATACGCTGGAAATGCTTCAAATTCTCTTCAAAATCAGACATCGTCCCACCTTCTTTGCTGTCCATTCTATCATGGTAAGCAAAATCACCATCATCGTCAGCTCTTCTAGTCAATGGTACTTTAACTCCTTGACGTCTGAAGGAATCATCGTCGTCTACTAGTGGGGTCCTATGTCTCATGGACCTGTCTACAGCACCCATCATTTCAGTGAGGTCGAACCTGCTGTTAGTATCTGTGAAGCTAAGGTCTGCTTGCACGTAGTTCTCGGCTAGTGATGCTGAACATAGTAGACAAATGCTCAGGAGTTGCCAGATCTGGAAGCAATTGGGTTTGAATTTAGAGTGCAGTTGTTATT
Protein-coding regions in this window:
- the LOC124641560 gene encoding uncharacterized protein LOC124641560 codes for the protein MIWQLLSICLLCSASLAENYVQADLSFTDTNSRFDLTEMMGAVDRSMRHRTPLVDDDDSFRRQGVKVPLTRRADDDGDFAYHDRMDSKEGGTMSDFEENLKHFQRIKGPSRRLDDDDSEQRVRRSADESEVLMNHVLPFIFKVDGYLRPPL